A genome region from Candidatus Methanoperedens sp. includes the following:
- a CDS encoding cation transporter: MGYRLQKTNDAEMSNATASSQESDIRALKIAVGVYILIFVMKLAVYFMTGVMAIYAEALHTLSDIFVSGFLLVALIYSHRQADEVHMFGYGRAQNVAALVAATLFISFTSFELYREAIPGLFAPEAGSYQNLNLALGVIIISMFIAGIPLINMLRQKKHGAAARAQLTELFNDELGLVAALTGTLFIIRGQYIADPVASIVVATIIAYNAIGLFRENLSFLLGRSPGPELLKTVENLALSVEGVMGVHEIRAEYIGPDTIHMGMHIDVLKGTPIEEAARIAEEVRMRVHESIKGGYCFIHTDAGIEK, encoded by the coding sequence CCTCCTCGCAGGAAAGCGATATTCGTGCATTGAAGATAGCAGTTGGAGTCTATATCCTGATTTTCGTCATGAAACTGGCAGTATATTTTATGACCGGAGTCATGGCTATTTATGCTGAAGCGCTGCACACTCTTAGCGATATCTTTGTGTCAGGCTTTCTACTTGTAGCATTAATATATTCGCACAGGCAAGCGGACGAAGTCCACATGTTCGGTTATGGCAGGGCACAGAATGTGGCTGCACTTGTGGCAGCAACTCTTTTTATTTCATTCACCAGTTTCGAATTATACAGGGAAGCAATCCCAGGACTCTTTGCGCCTGAAGCAGGGAGTTATCAGAACCTGAACCTGGCTCTGGGAGTGATTATCATATCGATGTTTATTGCAGGAATTCCCCTGATAAACATGCTCAGGCAAAAAAAGCATGGAGCTGCTGCCAGAGCACAGCTTACTGAGTTATTCAATGACGAGCTGGGCCTGGTTGCTGCGCTTACAGGCACGTTGTTTATCATACGGGGTCAATATATTGCTGATCCTGTTGCCTCTATAGTAGTTGCTACCATAATAGCTTACAACGCCATAGGACTGTTCAGGGAAAACTTAAGCTTCTTGCTGGGACGTTCACCGGGACCAGAATTGTTGAAAACTGTGGAAAATCTTGCTCTTTCGGTAGAAGGCGTAATGGGGGTGCACGAAATACGCGCTGAGTATATAGGACCTGATACTATTCATATGGGAATGCATATCGATGTACTAAAAGGGACTCCCATTGAAGAGGCAGCCCGCATAGCAGAGGAAGTACGTATGCGGGTGCATGAATCTATCAAGGGCGGTTATTGTTTCATTCATACGGATGCAGGAATAGAAAAATGA
- a CDS encoding TrmB family transcriptional regulator, which produces MIEKLKKLGLTGYESQAYIALLKLGDAEADEIALNAKIPMGRIYSVLSSLEEVHLVRAQDTRPRRYACVDPAAALTHLCSTKQEELKQASEEIEALAVDLKNKLSGVVARKTEKTFWTVAIGNESNELVREIISGSRKELLFFMASKMTSERIKNVLLKEDYVEIMGALYDSIKKGVEVKVILNNSVDFNRLEDLPIIKELMRHIGKEFNCRLAMIPATPFDIIDGENVLLQMLNPLNPDELFAVVNIRDANFAKDLRDKFFTIWDKAEVYLGKNTNTKR; this is translated from the coding sequence GTGATTGAGAAACTAAAAAAACTCGGACTTACAGGCTACGAATCCCAGGCTTATATTGCTCTTCTAAAACTCGGGGATGCTGAGGCTGATGAGATTGCGCTCAATGCAAAAATACCAATGGGACGCATCTATAGTGTACTTTCAAGCCTCGAAGAAGTTCATCTTGTAAGGGCACAGGATACAAGACCGCGCAGATACGCATGTGTTGACCCTGCAGCTGCGCTGACACATCTTTGCTCTACAAAACAGGAGGAATTAAAGCAGGCTTCAGAGGAAATCGAAGCTCTTGCGGTTGACCTTAAAAATAAACTCTCAGGGGTTGTTGCCAGGAAGACAGAAAAAACATTCTGGACAGTAGCCATTGGAAATGAATCTAATGAGCTTGTCCGGGAGATCATATCGGGCTCCAGGAAAGAATTGTTGTTCTTTATGGCTTCGAAAATGACTTCAGAGAGAATTAAAAATGTGCTTTTGAAAGAAGATTATGTTGAAATTATGGGGGCTCTTTATGATTCCATAAAAAAAGGTGTAGAGGTTAAAGTAATTCTTAATAATAGCGTAGATTTCAACAGGCTTGAAGATTTACCGATCATCAAGGAACTGATGAGGCATATTGGAAAGGAATTCAATTGCCGCCTCGCTATGATTCCAGCTACGCCTTTTGATATTATCGATGGGGAAAATGTATTGCTCCAGATGCTGAATCCCCTGAATCCCGATGAACTTTTCGCTGTGGTGAATATAAGAGATGCAAACTTTGCCAAAGATCTGAGGGATAAATTCTTTACTATATGGGATAAGGCAGAAGTGTATTTAGGAAAGAATACCAACACAAAAAGATAG